A stretch of Corallococcus macrosporus DNA encodes these proteins:
- a CDS encoding immunity 52 family protein: protein MTVKLEAETYPDTYFAGAYWGPRKESPEECARRTASFLNRLAECDPFLAHWYKPARSRKDARTHSLMPPDMPLLAEMFRRGVNRERGGPVFEDLGFSFWFDNGGTSRDCAALRIRCGGYAEAHSNSCFLSLPNQGPNAERIFTASVLAEVVRSMALAWEPEWVAAMSRMHRELDDKDGNADILLGWVTYLSRHRGTVPPLPAPVRIEPVGDQGTLIILTPERFTVSNPEHIALARRVRELLARAGLMSPGVS, encoded by the coding sequence ATGACGGTGAAGCTCGAAGCCGAGACCTATCCAGATACCTACTTCGCGGGTGCCTACTGGGGGCCGCGAAAGGAGTCTCCCGAGGAATGCGCCCGTCGCACAGCGAGCTTTCTCAACCGCCTGGCGGAGTGCGACCCTTTCCTGGCTCACTGGTACAAGCCCGCCAGGTCGCGGAAGGACGCGCGCACGCATTCCCTGATGCCGCCCGACATGCCTTTGCTCGCTGAGATGTTCCGGCGAGGCGTCAACCGGGAGAGAGGGGGACCCGTTTTCGAGGACCTGGGCTTCAGCTTCTGGTTCGACAACGGTGGAACAAGTCGTGATTGTGCGGCCCTTCGCATCCGTTGCGGCGGATACGCGGAAGCGCATTCCAATTCCTGTTTCCTGTCGCTCCCCAATCAGGGACCGAATGCGGAGCGGATTTTCACGGCATCCGTTCTAGCCGAAGTGGTGCGAAGCATGGCCCTGGCCTGGGAGCCTGAATGGGTTGCCGCCATGTCCCGCATGCATCGGGAGCTGGACGATAAGGACGGCAATGCGGACATCTTGCTGGGCTGGGTAACCTACCTGTCCCGTCACCGCGGCACGGTGCCGCCACTGCCCGCACCCGTGCGCATCGAACCTGTCGGAGACCAGGGCACGTTGATCATCCTGACCCCTGAGCGCTTCACGGTCTCCAACCCCGAACACATCGCGCTGGCACGACGTGTCCGCGAACTGCTGGCCCGAGCAGGGCTCATGTCGCCTGGCGTGTCCTGA
- a CDS encoding Tox-REase-5 domain-containing protein, with amino-acid sequence MRMGVLWCCVLMLFTGCAQAVSSRTLRYAPRESMGAPGSGRVVASSGVRADAWEQLLTDAGLDARDERPLGAVLTPTHAARLLGVLLGKPVTLQSFPPRMAAGFLLREVLEEGEVSREELQRRVERFAREQVAVLRPDGYLAWALSGRTQQKVAPVEWKDGAFRAHGFELGRFYSGKGGVFRAVDARLQATDWRPLAEVYDDADVLGRSLDGAEDAFGELYHALGQVLTRPVDSIAGLRNLPAGVSALITSSPAYWERFQSMTRGEQIREVSRLTTGMLVTWGAASATTRTLKGMSLGAEVSVPVLSLSAEGALALERVSVPAGRAATALSGGPGAAIILHRANTTGSGAAPSKGPGQWAPANESMSTRARRYQEQISGHSADEAYWVGDVKFDGFKDGVLLEAKGPGYAKFFEGLEPKEWFRNSGAQMLVDQADRQSRKVRGTGILVRWHVAEKAAADAFRELLKNARVVGVEIVHTPALPLGG; translated from the coding sequence ATGCGGATGGGAGTCCTGTGGTGCTGCGTGCTCATGCTCTTCACGGGCTGCGCGCAGGCTGTCTCCAGCAGGACCCTGCGCTACGCACCCCGGGAGTCCATGGGGGCTCCAGGCTCCGGTCGCGTCGTCGCGAGTTCAGGCGTCCGCGCGGATGCATGGGAGCAGTTGCTGACGGACGCGGGGCTGGACGCGCGGGATGAGCGTCCCCTGGGAGCAGTGCTGACGCCCACGCATGCGGCGCGGCTGTTGGGAGTGCTGCTGGGCAAGCCCGTCACGTTGCAGTCCTTCCCACCACGCATGGCGGCGGGCTTCCTGCTGCGCGAGGTGCTGGAGGAAGGCGAAGTCTCGCGCGAGGAATTGCAGCGCCGGGTGGAGCGCTTTGCTCGCGAGCAGGTCGCGGTGTTGCGGCCGGATGGCTACCTCGCGTGGGCGCTCAGCGGGCGCACCCAGCAGAAGGTGGCCCCCGTCGAGTGGAAGGACGGCGCCTTCCGCGCGCATGGCTTCGAGCTGGGCCGCTTCTACAGCGGCAAGGGCGGCGTCTTCCGCGCCGTGGATGCGCGGCTCCAGGCGACGGACTGGCGGCCCCTGGCGGAAGTGTACGACGACGCGGACGTCCTCGGCCGCTCGCTGGACGGAGCCGAGGACGCCTTCGGGGAGCTGTACCACGCGCTCGGACAGGTGCTCACGCGTCCGGTGGACAGCATCGCGGGACTGAGAAACCTGCCAGCGGGTGTGTCGGCGCTCATCACGTCGTCGCCCGCATACTGGGAACGCTTCCAGTCCATGACCCGCGGCGAGCAGATCCGAGAAGTGTCGCGGCTCACGACTGGGATGCTCGTCACCTGGGGCGCGGCGTCGGCCACGACACGGACATTGAAAGGGATGTCGCTGGGCGCGGAAGTCTCGGTGCCGGTGCTCTCGCTGTCAGCGGAAGGCGCGTTGGCACTGGAGCGCGTCTCAGTACCCGCAGGACGCGCGGCGACGGCACTGAGCGGTGGCCCTGGGGCAGCCATCATCCTCCACCGCGCAAACACGACTGGCAGTGGCGCTGCTCCGTCCAAAGGCCCCGGACAGTGGGCGCCCGCCAACGAGTCGATGTCCACGCGTGCCCGGCGCTATCAGGAGCAGATCAGTGGGCACTCCGCGGATGAGGCGTACTGGGTCGGCGACGTGAAGTTTGATGGCTTCAAGGACGGTGTCCTGCTTGAGGCAAAAGGGCCTGGGTATGCGAAGTTCTTCGAAGGCCTGGAGCCAAAGGAGTGGTTCCGGAACTCCGGAGCACAGATGCTCGTTGATCAAGCAGATCGGCAGAGTCGAAAAGTCCGGGGCACGGGTATTCTCGTCCGGTGGCACGTCGCGGAGAAGGCGGCCGCTGATGCCTTCCGCGAACTTCTCAAGAACGCGCGTGTTGTGGGGGTCGAAATCGTCCACACCCCTGCCCTCCCTTTAGGTGGATGA
- a CDS encoding SIMPL domain-containing protein yields MSAVRRMLTTLVVLAGFTAAAQAQVPPSGSPQPRPPVDPQVRTLRVEGTGEVKAQPDEAFIDVAVETSAANAKAAGEENAKRMEKVLAALTGAGIAKRDLQTRNYNVYPEYTPSPPQGGEPKLKGYRVSNLVSVHVTDLSKVGSLLDKALAAGANRVDSVRFGLSRQDAVQGEALRQAVARARKSADVLAASLNVKLGSVLDASTVTEAPRLYPATFAMDMAEARSAPTTPIQPEEQTVQAKVTLIFAIQ; encoded by the coding sequence ATGTCCGCTGTTCGCAGGATGTTGACGACGTTGGTGGTGCTCGCGGGCTTCACGGCCGCGGCGCAGGCGCAGGTTCCCCCGTCCGGTTCACCGCAGCCGCGGCCGCCCGTGGATCCACAGGTGCGCACGCTGCGCGTGGAGGGCACGGGCGAGGTGAAGGCCCAGCCCGACGAGGCCTTCATCGACGTGGCGGTGGAGACGTCCGCCGCGAACGCGAAGGCCGCGGGGGAGGAGAACGCGAAGCGGATGGAGAAGGTGCTCGCGGCGCTCACCGGAGCGGGCATCGCGAAGCGGGACCTGCAGACGCGCAACTACAACGTCTATCCCGAGTACACGCCGTCGCCCCCGCAGGGCGGTGAGCCGAAGCTCAAGGGCTACCGCGTGAGCAACCTGGTGAGCGTCCACGTGACGGACCTCTCCAAGGTGGGGAGCCTCCTGGACAAGGCGTTGGCGGCGGGAGCGAACCGGGTGGACTCCGTGCGCTTCGGCCTGAGCCGCCAGGACGCGGTGCAGGGAGAGGCGCTGCGGCAGGCGGTGGCGCGGGCGAGGAAGTCCGCGGACGTGCTGGCCGCGTCGCTGAACGTGAAGCTGGGCTCGGTGCTGGACGCGAGCACGGTGACGGAAGCGCCGCGCCTGTACCCGGCCACCTTCGCCATGGACATGGCGGAAGCGCGAAGCGCGCCCACCACGCCCATCCAGCCGGAGGAGCAGACGGTGCAGGCGAAGGTGACGCTCATCTTCGCGATCCAGTAG
- a CDS encoding hemerythrin domain-containing protein, translated as MDAITLLKADHKTVEQLFRKFEKAGDHALAHKRKLVDEMVRELSIHAAIEEQVFYPAVRARSEELSPDVLRALEEHHVVKWVLSELDTMPPESERFDAKVHVLMENVRAHVTEEEQYLFPEVKKAFKPQELRQVGEALELAKKAAPTHPHPAQPDTPPGNLLTGAVAAVMDMGRDALRVARRKAVTQVRKAAPRPLRKPLESVMSLDSSGDSLH; from the coding sequence ATGGATGCCATCACGTTGCTGAAGGCGGACCACAAGACGGTGGAGCAGCTGTTCCGCAAGTTCGAGAAGGCGGGCGACCACGCGCTGGCGCACAAGCGCAAGCTGGTGGACGAGATGGTGCGGGAGCTGTCCATCCACGCGGCCATCGAGGAGCAGGTCTTCTACCCGGCCGTGCGCGCGCGCTCCGAGGAGCTGTCCCCGGACGTGCTGCGCGCGCTGGAGGAGCACCACGTGGTGAAGTGGGTGCTGTCGGAGCTGGACACGATGCCGCCGGAGTCCGAGCGCTTCGACGCGAAGGTGCACGTGCTGATGGAGAACGTGCGCGCGCACGTGACGGAGGAGGAGCAGTACCTCTTCCCGGAGGTGAAGAAGGCCTTCAAGCCGCAGGAGCTGCGGCAGGTGGGCGAGGCGCTGGAGCTGGCGAAGAAGGCCGCGCCCACGCACCCGCACCCGGCCCAGCCGGACACGCCCCCGGGCAACCTGCTGACGGGCGCGGTGGCGGCGGTGATGGACATGGGGCGGGACGCGCTGCGCGTCGCGCGCCGCAAGGCGGTGACCCAGGTGCGCAAGGCCGCGCCGCGTCCGCTGAGGAAGCCGCTGGAGTCGGTGATGTCGCTCGACTCCTCGGGCGACTCGCTGCACTGA
- a CDS encoding 2Fe-2S iron-sulfur cluster-binding protein — protein sequence MTTNSLRLRVARITREAEGIQSYELVSQDGGALPEFEAGAHLDVQVPGLNGMRQYSLCNDPGETHRYVIAVQRDANGRGGSRAMHENVHEGDVLSVSEPVNDFPLLYGRSYVLIAGGIGITPILAMARLLERTGAQWVLHYCARDSERTAFKELLSTPSFAGRVHIHHDGGDPTKGLDVRALLATRGPGTRLYCCGPAGLMKAVREAAALHKWPWEKVHFEAFTAEGTSATHATAEEDFEVALKSTGQVLRVPAGKTVLNVLRTHGVKVESDCEAGSCGTCVTRVCEGTPDHRDTFFQQEAAGDARMLVCVSRARSKRLVLDL from the coding sequence GTGACGACGAACAGCTTGCGTCTGCGGGTGGCGCGCATCACCCGTGAGGCGGAAGGCATCCAGTCCTACGAGCTCGTCTCCCAGGACGGCGGCGCCCTGCCCGAGTTCGAGGCCGGCGCCCACCTGGACGTGCAGGTGCCGGGCCTCAACGGCATGCGCCAGTACTCGCTCTGCAACGACCCGGGTGAGACGCACCGCTACGTCATCGCCGTGCAGCGCGACGCCAACGGCCGCGGCGGCTCCAGGGCGATGCACGAGAACGTCCACGAGGGCGACGTGCTCAGCGTGAGCGAGCCGGTCAACGACTTCCCGCTCCTGTATGGCCGCAGCTACGTGCTCATCGCGGGCGGCATCGGCATCACGCCCATCCTGGCCATGGCGCGCCTCCTGGAGCGCACGGGCGCGCAGTGGGTGCTGCACTACTGCGCCCGCGACTCGGAGCGCACGGCCTTCAAGGAGCTGCTGTCCACGCCATCCTTCGCGGGCCGCGTGCATATCCACCACGACGGCGGCGACCCCACGAAGGGGCTGGACGTGCGGGCGCTGCTGGCCACGCGCGGCCCGGGCACCCGGCTGTACTGCTGCGGCCCCGCGGGCCTGATGAAGGCCGTGCGCGAGGCGGCCGCGCTGCACAAGTGGCCCTGGGAGAAGGTGCACTTCGAGGCCTTCACCGCGGAGGGCACCTCCGCCACCCACGCCACGGCGGAGGAGGACTTCGAGGTGGCGCTCAAGAGCACCGGCCAGGTGCTGCGCGTGCCGGCCGGCAAGACGGTGCTCAACGTGCTGCGCACCCACGGCGTCAAGGTGGAGAGCGACTGCGAGGCGGGCTCGTGTGGCACCTGCGTCACGCGCGTGTGCGAGGGAACGCCGGACCACCGGGATACGTTCTTCCAGCAGGAAGCCGCCGGGGACGCGAGGATGCTGGTCTGCGTGTCTCGCGCCCGGTCCAAGCGGCTGGTGCTGGACCTGTAG
- a CDS encoding RDD family protein, whose amino-acid sequence MSDGTLFSMDTPPTEARFQNRLWVADLLDLTGAALVGWGAVRAAEWVSTAGLLGFAMGAAWLLLSCVGGLTGLTPGRHALGLKLERAEGKAPGLGAGLLRALTAPVELVLQVVLQRRPLDEQLGVHASVIPGGVRGWARSLPLPLVGGVLLVGAVWSIVTPTRQEMLQYLDRTLTGWHCCHGTREVTWQCRTSLSRAVRNASGGDTEVADFVRNECPVAAARLGP is encoded by the coding sequence ATGAGCGACGGGACGTTGTTCTCCATGGACACTCCGCCCACCGAGGCCCGGTTCCAGAACCGGCTCTGGGTGGCGGACCTGCTGGACCTCACGGGCGCGGCGCTCGTGGGTTGGGGTGCGGTGCGCGCGGCGGAGTGGGTGTCCACGGCCGGTCTGTTGGGGTTCGCCATGGGAGCCGCCTGGCTCCTCCTGTCCTGCGTGGGCGGGCTGACGGGGCTCACCCCGGGCCGTCACGCCCTGGGGCTCAAGCTGGAGCGCGCGGAAGGAAAGGCGCCCGGCCTGGGCGCGGGGCTTTTGCGCGCGCTCACCGCGCCGGTGGAGCTGGTGCTCCAGGTGGTGCTGCAGCGCCGGCCGCTGGATGAACAGCTGGGCGTGCACGCGAGCGTGATTCCCGGCGGCGTGCGCGGCTGGGCGCGCAGCCTGCCCCTGCCGCTGGTGGGGGGGGTGCTGCTCGTCGGCGCGGTGTGGAGCATCGTCACGCCCACGCGCCAGGAGATGCTCCAGTACCTGGACCGCACGCTGACCGGGTGGCACTGCTGCCACGGCACGCGCGAGGTGACGTGGCAGTGCCGCACGTCCCTGTCCCGCGCGGTGCGCAACGCGAGCGGCGGCGACACGGAGGTCGCGGACTTCGTGCGCAACGAGTGCCCCGTGGCCGCCGCGCGGCTGGGGCCCTGA
- a CDS encoding serine/threonine protein kinase, with translation MSTAPTESPRFFGRYELVHLLGQGGMGEVYLAKLSGAAGFEKPCIVKTILPALVKDRQFLDRFHHEAKVLVHLVHSSIAQVYDMGEADGTYYMALEYVAGVDLGYLLEQARVQGRAVPTPVALYVGQRMAEGLGYAHRKTGTDGEPLGIVHRDVSPHNVMVSYEGEVKVIDFGLAKSTARSKYTLPSTVMGKLGYMSPEQVRAEPLDHRSDIYSCAVVVWEMLAGRGLVPHGTVGEMMAAMSHPVVPPLTDFRPDVEPSLEAVLRRALAPSPADRYARADDFARALNAELLRSGTPMGAEEVGEFVRALCPEAFAEQRKLTSGVHGERRTPSPAPRAGSGTALYSGGSGSGSNAAADDAAFGATALRTPEDPASGRPHTGRIDVDGPSMGPGGTFVSHPSSGPAAAVPGSGGVARSTPGSGGVARSTPGSGGVARSTPGSGGVARSTDDVDAAALGATAVHLPAAPAQGAVSPSASGPVPARSERRPVAWIAVAALLLVGATVGITTFVLRSHTAEQPVVPQTLPPSEPVLAAAPPKEEPPPAVTPPVEPPPEAAVDAGVVASAPEPEVKSPPEVKPVSGTKRPVTTRPVELVSGHVPVAKIGETGSGQRVVNADVPKGTNAGTVFKVVGPPQKGTRKRPVLGTATVVSINPNRQSMTLRLDEEAEQAKEPRFVLMNARPGPTLPPSAIEQPTPPVAATPEPKPEPKPVERSRLLGQVEVDGLLGSDFGRTLYVINSDQRTWHNCVIVLNRRMEARMARLDPYQTHTVKVEERYFKVNQKAPDVPKKAAWVSCDEGEDMFALIKR, from the coding sequence ATGAGCACCGCACCCACAGAGTCCCCCCGTTTTTTCGGGCGCTACGAGCTCGTCCACCTCCTGGGCCAGGGCGGCATGGGAGAGGTGTACCTGGCGAAGCTGTCCGGGGCGGCGGGCTTCGAAAAGCCCTGCATCGTGAAGACCATCCTGCCGGCGCTGGTGAAGGACCGGCAGTTCCTGGACCGGTTCCACCACGAGGCCAAGGTGCTGGTGCACCTGGTCCACTCCTCCATCGCCCAGGTGTACGACATGGGCGAGGCGGACGGCACCTACTACATGGCGCTGGAGTACGTGGCGGGCGTGGACCTGGGGTACCTGCTGGAGCAGGCCCGGGTGCAGGGGCGGGCGGTGCCCACGCCGGTGGCGCTCTACGTCGGCCAGCGCATGGCGGAGGGCCTGGGGTACGCGCACCGCAAGACGGGCACGGACGGCGAGCCCCTGGGCATCGTCCACCGCGACGTGTCCCCGCACAACGTGATGGTGTCGTACGAGGGCGAGGTGAAGGTCATCGACTTCGGCCTCGCGAAGTCCACCGCGCGCAGCAAGTACACGCTGCCGTCCACGGTGATGGGCAAGCTGGGCTACATGTCGCCGGAGCAGGTCCGCGCGGAGCCGCTGGATCACCGCAGCGACATCTACTCCTGCGCGGTGGTGGTGTGGGAGATGCTCGCGGGCCGTGGGCTGGTTCCCCACGGCACCGTGGGTGAGATGATGGCGGCCATGTCGCACCCGGTGGTGCCGCCGCTGACGGACTTCCGTCCGGACGTGGAGCCCTCGCTGGAGGCGGTGCTGCGCCGCGCGCTCGCGCCTTCGCCGGCGGACCGGTACGCGCGGGCGGACGACTTCGCGCGGGCGCTCAACGCGGAGCTGCTGCGCTCGGGCACCCCCATGGGGGCGGAGGAGGTGGGCGAGTTCGTCCGCGCGCTCTGCCCGGAGGCCTTCGCCGAGCAGCGCAAGCTGACGTCCGGCGTGCACGGCGAGCGGCGCACGCCGTCCCCCGCGCCCCGGGCCGGTTCAGGCACGGCGCTGTACAGCGGCGGCTCGGGCTCCGGGAGCAACGCGGCCGCGGATGATGCGGCCTTCGGTGCCACGGCGCTGCGGACTCCGGAGGATCCGGCCAGCGGCAGGCCCCACACGGGGCGCATCGACGTGGATGGACCGTCGATGGGGCCGGGGGGCACGTTCGTGTCCCATCCGTCTTCCGGACCGGCGGCGGCGGTGCCGGGTTCGGGGGGCGTGGCGCGCAGCACGCCGGGCTCTGGTGGCGTGGCGCGGAGCACGCCGGGCTCCGGAGGCGTGGCGCGGAGCACGCCGGGCTCCGGAGGCGTGGCGCGCAGCACCGATGACGTGGACGCGGCCGCGCTGGGCGCGACGGCGGTGCACCTGCCGGCCGCACCGGCCCAGGGCGCTGTCTCCCCGAGCGCGTCCGGCCCGGTGCCGGCGCGGTCCGAGCGCAGGCCGGTGGCGTGGATCGCCGTGGCGGCGCTGCTGCTGGTGGGCGCCACCGTGGGCATCACCACCTTCGTGCTCCGCTCGCACACGGCCGAGCAGCCCGTGGTGCCCCAGACGCTCCCGCCGTCCGAGCCTGTGCTGGCGGCCGCGCCTCCGAAAGAAGAGCCGCCTCCCGCGGTGACGCCGCCCGTGGAGCCGCCTCCCGAGGCCGCCGTGGACGCGGGCGTGGTGGCGAGCGCGCCCGAGCCCGAGGTGAAGTCCCCGCCGGAGGTGAAGCCCGTCTCCGGGACGAAGCGGCCCGTGACGACGCGTCCGGTGGAGCTGGTGTCCGGGCACGTGCCCGTGGCGAAGATCGGCGAGACGGGCAGCGGCCAGCGCGTGGTGAACGCGGACGTGCCCAAGGGCACCAACGCGGGCACGGTGTTCAAGGTGGTGGGACCGCCGCAGAAGGGCACCCGCAAGCGTCCGGTGCTGGGGACCGCGACGGTGGTGTCCATCAACCCGAACCGCCAGAGCATGACCCTGCGGCTGGACGAGGAGGCGGAACAGGCGAAGGAGCCGCGCTTCGTGCTGATGAACGCGCGTCCGGGGCCGACGCTGCCCCCGAGCGCCATCGAGCAGCCCACCCCGCCGGTCGCGGCGACTCCCGAGCCGAAGCCCGAGCCGAAGCCCGTGGAGCGCTCGCGCCTGCTGGGACAGGTGGAGGTGGACGGCCTGCTGGGAAGCGACTTCGGCCGCACGCTCTATGTCATCAACAGCGACCAGCGGACCTGGCACAACTGCGTCATCGTCCTGAACAGGCGGATGGAGGCGCGGATGGCGCGGCTGGACCCCTACCAGACGCACACGGTCAAGGTGGAGGAGCGCTACTTCAAGGTGAACCAGAAGGCGCCCGACGTCCCCAAGAAGGCCGCGTGGGTGAGCTGCGATGAAGGCGAGGACATGTTCGCGCTGATCAAGCGCTGA